One window of Burkholderia vietnamiensis LMG 10929 genomic DNA carries:
- a CDS encoding solute carrier family 23 protein — translation MSDSYFPRWRVQPAGAASRVVGPDERLAWPQMVAMGVQHVVAMFGSTVLAPLLMGFDPNLCIFMSGIGTLLFFVLVGGRVPSYLGSSFAFIGLVIAVTGYGGSGPNPNIPVALGGIVACGVVYVALGALVQAIGTRWIETLMPPVVTGAVVAVIGLNLAPIAVRGVSASTFDSVMALVTVLCVGGVAVFARGMVQRLLILVGLVIAYAIYAVATNGMGLGKPIDFSIVAHAAWFGVPRFRAPVFDPHAMLMLAPIAVILVAENLGHIKAVSAMTGTNLDRYVGRAFIGDGLATIVSGSVGGTGVTTYAENIGVMAVTRIYSTLVFALAALIAIGLGFSPKFGAVIQTIPGPVLGGVSIVVFGLIAVTGARIWVVNKVDFSDNRNLIVAAVTLVLGAGDFSLKFGGFALGGIGTATFGAIILYAILRKEKEPGPVV, via the coding sequence ATGTCCGATTCCTACTTCCCGCGCTGGCGGGTGCAACCGGCCGGCGCGGCGTCGCGCGTGGTCGGGCCCGACGAGCGCCTCGCGTGGCCGCAGATGGTCGCGATGGGCGTGCAGCACGTCGTCGCGATGTTCGGCTCGACCGTGCTCGCGCCGCTGCTGATGGGCTTCGATCCGAACCTGTGCATCTTCATGTCGGGCATCGGCACGCTGCTGTTCTTCGTGCTGGTCGGCGGCCGCGTGCCGAGCTACCTCGGCTCGAGCTTCGCGTTCATCGGCCTGGTGATCGCGGTGACCGGCTACGGCGGCAGCGGGCCGAACCCGAACATTCCGGTGGCGCTCGGCGGGATCGTCGCGTGCGGCGTCGTGTACGTCGCGCTCGGCGCGCTGGTGCAGGCGATCGGCACGCGCTGGATCGAGACGCTGATGCCGCCGGTCGTCACCGGCGCGGTGGTCGCGGTGATCGGGCTGAACCTCGCGCCGATCGCGGTCAGGGGCGTGTCGGCTTCGACCTTCGACTCGGTGATGGCGCTCGTGACCGTGCTGTGCGTCGGCGGCGTCGCGGTGTTCGCGCGCGGGATGGTGCAGCGGCTGCTGATCCTGGTCGGGCTCGTGATCGCGTACGCGATCTATGCGGTCGCGACCAACGGCATGGGCCTCGGCAAGCCGATCGACTTCTCGATCGTCGCGCATGCCGCGTGGTTCGGCGTGCCGCGCTTTCGCGCGCCGGTGTTCGATCCGCACGCGATGCTGATGCTCGCGCCGATCGCGGTGATCCTGGTCGCCGAGAACCTCGGCCACATCAAGGCGGTCAGCGCGATGACGGGCACCAACCTCGACCGCTACGTCGGCCGCGCGTTCATCGGCGACGGGCTCGCGACGATCGTGTCGGGCAGCGTCGGCGGCACGGGCGTGACCACCTACGCGGAGAACATCGGCGTGATGGCCGTCACGCGGATCTATTCGACGCTCGTGTTCGCGCTCGCCGCGCTGATCGCGATCGGGCTCGGCTTCTCGCCGAAGTTCGGCGCGGTGATCCAGACGATTCCGGGCCCGGTGCTCGGCGGCGTGTCGATCGTCGTGTTCGGGCTGATCGCGGTGACGGGCGCGCGGATCTGGGTCGTCAACAAGGTCGACTTCTCCGACAACCGCAACCTGATCGTCGCGGCCGTCACGCTGGTGCTCGGCGCCGGCGACTTCTCGCTGAAGTTCGGCGGCTTCGCGCTCGGCGGCATCGGCACCGCGACGTTCGGCGCGATCATCCTGTACGCGATCCTGCGCAAGGAGAAGGAGCCGGGCCCGGTGGTGTGA
- the flgL gene encoding flagellar hook-associated protein FlgL, translated as MRISSAQFFQLNVSQMNDQQAQLSQLYQQIASGVSLQTPADNPVGAAQAVQLSMTSATLSQYTANQSTALASLQAEDQTLQSVSTVLTGVQTLTVRAGDGSLADSDRAALATQLQGYRDQLMTLANTNDGAGTYLFAGVNNSSAPFTSSPNGTVSYVGDSGTRQVQIGDSSSVAQGDTGAAVFMSVQSLGSVPVPAADAANTGTGRITAVTVTSPSAATNGHHFAITFGGTPAAPTYTVTDSSAKPPTTTPAQAYTAGASIALGGGMTVSVSGTPSAGDSFSVTPGPQATGGADIFSTLDSMIAALKTPVTGNPVAAAALSNAMMTGSIKVGNTMRNVTTIQASVGGREQEVKAMQAVTQTASLQTTSNLTDLTGTNMVTTISQYLQVQNALTGAQKAYVQLQNLSLFQYVNP; from the coding sequence ATGCGGATTTCCAGCGCCCAGTTTTTCCAGCTGAACGTCTCACAGATGAACGATCAGCAGGCGCAGCTCTCGCAGCTGTACCAGCAGATCGCAAGCGGCGTGAGCCTGCAGACGCCGGCCGACAACCCGGTCGGCGCGGCGCAGGCCGTGCAGCTGTCGATGACGTCGGCGACGCTGTCGCAGTACACGGCCAACCAGAGCACGGCGCTCGCGTCGCTGCAGGCCGAGGACCAGACGCTGCAAAGCGTGAGCACCGTGCTGACCGGCGTGCAGACGCTGACCGTGCGCGCCGGCGACGGTTCGCTCGCCGACAGCGACCGCGCGGCGCTCGCGACCCAGCTGCAGGGCTATCGCGACCAGCTGATGACGCTCGCGAACACGAACGACGGCGCGGGCACCTATCTGTTCGCCGGGGTCAACAATTCGTCGGCGCCGTTTACGAGCAGCCCGAACGGCACCGTGTCGTATGTCGGCGATTCGGGCACGCGCCAGGTGCAGATCGGCGATTCGAGCAGCGTCGCGCAAGGCGACACCGGCGCGGCCGTGTTCATGTCGGTGCAGTCGCTCGGCAGCGTCCCGGTGCCGGCGGCGGACGCCGCCAACACGGGTACCGGCCGGATTACCGCGGTGACCGTCACGAGCCCGTCGGCCGCGACCAACGGCCATCATTTCGCGATCACGTTCGGCGGCACGCCGGCCGCGCCGACCTACACGGTCACCGATTCGTCGGCCAAGCCGCCGACCACGACGCCCGCGCAGGCGTACACGGCCGGCGCGTCGATCGCGCTCGGCGGCGGGATGACCGTCTCGGTGTCCGGCACGCCGTCGGCCGGGGACTCGTTCTCGGTCACGCCCGGCCCGCAGGCAACCGGCGGCGCGGACATCTTCTCGACGCTCGACTCGATGATCGCCGCGCTGAAGACGCCGGTGACGGGCAATCCCGTCGCGGCCGCCGCGCTGTCGAACGCGATGATGACCGGCTCGATCAAGGTCGGCAACACGATGCGCAACGTGACGACGATCCAGGCGTCGGTCGGCGGCCGCGAGCAGGAAGTCAAGGCGATGCAGGCGGTCACGCAGACGGCGTCGCTGCAGACCACCAGCAACCTGACGGACCTGACCGGCACCAACATGGTGACGACGATCAGCCAGTATCTGCAGGTGCAGAACGCGCTGACCGGCGCGCAGAAGGCCTACGTGCAGCTGCAGAACCTGTCGCTGTTCCAGTACGTCAATCCTTGA
- a CDS encoding flagellar brake protein: MNIETSTDPSLDAGHSGPDYARRNPLEIGVQLRNLVNRGDFLTVQYPGGQLVTRLLDVDVGARTFTFDWGALAEQNAGILAASHCTFAAAPDGVRVEFTTGTPRETRYEGLPAFVAEFPEVLMCIQRREYFRVDAPVVDPFQCRGKLPDGEGFVFEVQNLSLGGVGLRTIDERVETLEVGTLLPEVELELNGHGKLSLDLRLVSQRSTQLPNGSRRYQLGFRFMSLPGSAENTLQRLITQLEMKRRSLARA, encoded by the coding sequence ATGAATATCGAAACGTCGACCGACCCGAGCCTGGATGCGGGCCATTCCGGACCCGACTACGCCCGCCGCAATCCGCTCGAGATCGGCGTGCAGTTGCGCAACCTCGTGAACCGGGGCGACTTCCTGACCGTCCAGTATCCCGGCGGGCAGCTCGTCACGCGCCTGCTCGACGTCGACGTCGGCGCGCGCACCTTCACGTTCGACTGGGGCGCGCTGGCCGAGCAGAACGCCGGCATCCTCGCCGCGTCGCATTGCACCTTCGCCGCCGCGCCGGACGGCGTGCGCGTCGAGTTCACCACCGGCACGCCGCGCGAGACGCGCTACGAGGGGCTGCCCGCGTTCGTCGCCGAATTCCCCGAAGTGCTGATGTGCATCCAGCGGCGCGAGTACTTCCGCGTCGATGCGCCGGTCGTCGATCCGTTCCAGTGTCGCGGCAAGCTGCCGGACGGCGAGGGCTTCGTGTTCGAGGTGCAGAACCTGTCGCTCGGCGGCGTCGGGCTGCGCACGATCGACGAGCGAGTCGAGACGCTCGAAGTCGGCACGCTGCTGCCGGAGGTCGAGCTCGAACTGAACGGTCACGGCAAGCTGTCGCTCGACCTGCGCCTCGTGTCGCAGCGCTCGACGCAGCTGCCGAACGGCTCGCGCCGCTATCAGCTCGGGTTTCGCTTCATGTCGCTGCCGGGCAGCGCGGAGAACACGCTGCAGCGCCTGATCACGCAGCTCGAGATGAAGCGCCGCTCGCTCGCGCGGGCCTGA
- the flgF gene encoding flagellar basal-body rod protein FlgF: MDRLIYTAMTGASQSLDQQAIVANNLANTSTTGFRAQLANYRAVPMNFGDGSTIDPTTTRTYVLASTPGADYAPGPITRTGNPLDVAVQGAGWLSVQTADGGEAYTRAGNLHVDENGQLVNASNLPVIGNGGPISVPPNAEVTIGKDGTVSALMPGDPPTAVAMVDQMKLVNPDPTTLTRGNDGLFRTADGNPADADPNVVVTPNSLEGSNVNPVTAMVAMIDNARAFQLQSKLIQTADQNEQSANQLLNFS, from the coding sequence ATGGACCGACTGATCTACACGGCGATGACGGGCGCGTCGCAGTCGCTCGACCAGCAGGCGATCGTCGCGAACAACCTCGCGAACACGTCGACGACGGGCTTTCGCGCGCAGCTCGCGAACTACCGCGCGGTGCCGATGAATTTCGGCGACGGCAGCACGATCGACCCGACGACGACGCGTACCTACGTGCTCGCGTCGACGCCCGGCGCGGACTACGCGCCGGGTCCGATCACGCGCACCGGCAACCCGCTCGACGTGGCCGTGCAGGGCGCCGGCTGGCTGTCGGTGCAGACCGCCGACGGCGGCGAGGCGTACACGCGCGCCGGCAACCTGCACGTCGACGAGAACGGCCAGCTCGTCAACGCGAGCAACCTGCCGGTGATCGGCAACGGCGGCCCGATCTCGGTGCCGCCGAACGCGGAAGTCACGATCGGCAAGGACGGCACGGTGTCCGCGCTGATGCCGGGCGACCCGCCGACCGCCGTTGCGATGGTCGATCAGATGAAGCTCGTGAACCCCGACCCGACCACGCTCACGCGCGGCAACGACGGGCTGTTCCGCACCGCCGACGGCAATCCGGCCGACGCCGACCCGAACGTCGTCGTCACGCCGAATTCGCTCGAAGGCAGCAACGTGAACCCGGTGACCGCGATGGTCGCGATGATCGACAACGCGCGGGCGTTTCAGCTGCAGTCGAAGCTGATCCAGACGGCCGACCAGAACGAGCAGTCGGCGAACCAGCTGCTCAACTTCAGCTGA
- the flgK gene encoding flagellar hook-associated protein FlgK yields the protein MSNTFMNLGVSGLNAALWGLTTTGQNISNAATPGYSVERPVYAEESGQYTASGYLPQGVNTVTVQRQYSQYLSDQLNAAQSQGGAQSTWYSLVAQLNNYVGSPTAGISTAITNYFTGLQNVANNASDPSVRQTAISNAQILADQLKATGQQYDALRQSVNTQLTSTVSQINTYTAQIAQLNQQIGAASSQGQPPNQLLDQRDLAVSNLSSLAGVQVVRNDSGYSVFLAGGQPLVVADKSYQLAAVASSSDPSELTVVSQGIAGANPKTPDQSLPDASLSGGTLGGLLAFRRQTLDPAQAQLGALATSFAAQVNAQNALGVDLSGNPGGSLFAVAPATVFANQGNTGNAALSVSFTNPAQPTTGDYTLSFDGTNYTLADRASGSVIGQSTSMPASLGGLQLSFSSGAMNAGDQFTVLPTRGALTGFGLATTSGAAIAAASPVVASASTTNIGTGKIVSNGVSSGYQIPATKLTYDAATNSLSGFPVGTTVTIAGTPPTSVTIANPTDSVPYNASQGAKMTMSGTLNGVTVTLSGAPSDGDSFSIGPYAGGTSDGDNALALSQLVTAKSLGGGTTTLTGAYANYVNAIGNTASQLKSSSAAQTSLVGQITSAQQSVSGVNQNEEAANLMQYQQLYQANAKVIQTAQTLFQTVLGLFN from the coding sequence ATGTCCAACACATTCATGAACCTCGGCGTCAGCGGCCTCAATGCCGCGCTCTGGGGCCTCACGACGACCGGTCAGAACATCAGCAACGCCGCGACGCCCGGCTATTCGGTCGAGCGTCCCGTCTATGCCGAAGAGAGCGGCCAGTACACCGCGAGCGGTTATCTGCCGCAGGGCGTGAACACCGTCACCGTGCAGCGGCAGTACAGCCAGTACCTGAGCGACCAGCTGAACGCCGCGCAGTCGCAAGGCGGCGCGCAATCGACGTGGTATTCGCTCGTCGCGCAGCTGAACAACTACGTCGGCAGCCCGACGGCCGGCATCTCGACCGCGATCACGAACTATTTCACCGGGCTGCAGAACGTCGCGAACAACGCGTCGGACCCGTCGGTGCGGCAGACCGCGATCAGCAACGCACAGATCCTCGCCGACCAGCTGAAGGCCACCGGCCAGCAGTACGACGCGCTGCGTCAGAGCGTGAACACGCAGCTCACCAGCACCGTCTCGCAGATCAACACCTACACCGCGCAGATCGCGCAGCTGAACCAGCAGATCGGCGCCGCGAGCAGCCAGGGGCAGCCGCCGAACCAGCTGCTGGACCAGCGCGACCTCGCGGTGTCGAACCTGTCGTCGCTCGCCGGCGTGCAGGTCGTGCGCAACGACAGCGGCTACAGCGTGTTCCTCGCGGGCGGCCAGCCGCTCGTCGTCGCCGACAAGAGCTACCAGCTCGCGGCCGTCGCGTCGTCGTCCGATCCGAGCGAGCTGACCGTGGTGTCGCAGGGCATCGCCGGCGCGAATCCGAAAACGCCGGACCAGTCGCTGCCCGATGCGTCGCTGTCGGGCGGCACGCTCGGCGGCCTGCTCGCGTTCCGCCGTCAGACGCTCGATCCGGCGCAGGCGCAGCTCGGCGCGCTCGCGACCAGCTTCGCCGCGCAGGTCAATGCGCAGAACGCGCTCGGCGTCGACCTGTCAGGCAATCCGGGCGGCAGCCTGTTCGCCGTCGCGCCGGCGACCGTCTTCGCGAATCAGGGCAATACCGGCAACGCGGCGCTGTCCGTGTCGTTCACGAACCCCGCGCAGCCGACGACGGGCGACTACACGCTGTCGTTCGACGGCACCAACTACACGCTGGCCGACCGCGCGAGCGGCTCGGTGATCGGCCAGTCGACGTCGATGCCGGCGTCGCTGGGCGGGCTGCAGCTGTCGTTCTCGTCCGGCGCGATGAACGCCGGCGACCAGTTCACCGTGCTGCCGACGCGCGGCGCGCTGACCGGCTTCGGGCTCGCGACGACGAGCGGCGCGGCGATCGCGGCGGCGTCGCCGGTCGTCGCCTCCGCGTCGACGACCAACATCGGGACGGGGAAGATCGTCTCGAACGGCGTGAGCTCCGGCTATCAGATTCCGGCCACCAAGCTCACCTACGACGCGGCGACGAACTCGCTGTCGGGCTTCCCGGTCGGCACCACGGTCACGATCGCGGGCACGCCGCCCACCTCGGTGACGATCGCCAACCCGACCGACAGCGTGCCGTACAACGCGAGCCAGGGCGCGAAGATGACGATGTCCGGCACGCTGAACGGCGTGACCGTCACGTTGTCGGGCGCGCCGTCCGACGGCGACTCGTTCTCGATCGGGCCGTACGCGGGCGGCACGAGCGACGGCGACAACGCGCTCGCGCTGTCGCAGCTGGTGACGGCCAAGTCGCTCGGCGGCGGCACGACCACGCTCACCGGCGCGTACGCGAACTACGTGAACGCGATCGGCAACACGGCGAGCCAGCTGAAGTCGTCGAGCGCCGCGCAGACGTCGCTGGTCGGCCAGATCACCAGCGCGCAGCAGTCGGTGTCGGGCGTGAACCAGAACGAGGAAGCGGCGAACCTGATGCAGTACCAGCAGCTATACCAGGCGAACGCGAAGGTGATCCAGACCGCGCAGACGCTGTTCCAGACCGTTCTCGGCCTGTTCAACTGA
- the flgJ gene encoding flagellar assembly peptidoglycan hydrolase FlgJ codes for MANLPNANDLTQRFALDVQGFDALRAQAKASPQAGAKAVAGQFDAMFTEMMLKSMRDATPDGGLLDSHTSKMYTSMLDQQLAQQMSKRGIGVADALMKQLLRNAGQGADPAGDAGAAGLGATGLGAAGAGTSGNEGSLAAMNAMARAYANAANNGALAGTRGYSAGSALTPPLKGSSGVQDADAFVDRLAAPAQAASAATGIPARFIVGQAALESGWGKREIRASDGSTSYNVFGIKANKGWTGRTVAALTTEYVNGTPRRVVAKFRAYDSYEHAMTDYASLLKNNPRYAGVLSASRSVEGFAHGMQKAGYATDPHYAKKLISIMQQIG; via the coding sequence ATGGCGAATCTTCCGAACGCAAACGACCTGACGCAGCGCTTCGCGCTCGACGTGCAGGGTTTCGACGCGCTGCGCGCGCAGGCGAAGGCGTCGCCGCAGGCCGGCGCGAAGGCGGTCGCGGGCCAGTTCGACGCGATGTTCACGGAAATGATGCTCAAGAGCATGCGCGACGCGACGCCCGACGGCGGGCTGCTCGACTCGCACACGTCGAAGATGTACACGTCGATGCTCGACCAGCAGCTCGCGCAGCAGATGTCGAAGCGCGGCATCGGCGTCGCCGATGCGCTGATGAAGCAGCTGCTGCGCAACGCGGGCCAGGGCGCCGATCCGGCGGGCGATGCCGGCGCGGCCGGCCTCGGTGCGACGGGCCTGGGCGCGGCCGGCGCCGGCACGTCGGGCAACGAAGGCAGCCTCGCCGCGATGAACGCGATGGCGCGGGCCTACGCGAATGCGGCGAACAACGGCGCGCTCGCCGGCACGCGCGGCTACTCGGCCGGCAGCGCGCTGACGCCGCCGCTGAAAGGCTCGAGCGGCGTGCAGGACGCGGACGCGTTCGTCGACCGGCTCGCCGCCCCCGCGCAGGCGGCGAGCGCGGCGACCGGCATTCCGGCGCGCTTCATCGTCGGCCAGGCTGCGCTCGAATCGGGCTGGGGCAAGCGCGAGATCCGCGCGAGCGACGGCTCGACCAGCTACAACGTGTTCGGCATCAAGGCGAACAAGGGCTGGACGGGCCGCACGGTGGCGGCGCTCACGACCGAGTACGTGAACGGCACGCCGCGCCGCGTGGTCGCGAAGTTCCGCGCGTACGACTCGTACGAGCACGCGATGACCGACTATGCGAGCCTGCTGAAGAACAACCCGCGCTACGCGGGCGTGCTGAGCGCGAGCCGCAGCGTCGAGGGCTTCGCGCACGGCATGCAGAAGGCCGGTTACGCGACCGACCCGCACTACGCGAAGAAGCTGATCTCGATCATGCAGCAGATCGGCTGA
- the flgG gene encoding flagellar basal-body rod protein FlgG: protein MNRSLYIAATGMNAQQAQMDVISNNLANTSTNGFKASRAVFEDLLYQTIRQPGANSTQQTELPSGLQLGTGVQQVATERLYTQGGLTQTGNSKDVAINGAGFFQVLMPDGTNAYTRDGSFQTNAQGQLVTSSGYQILPAITVPQNAQSLTIGKDGVVSVTQPGSNNAVQIGSLQIATFINPAGLEAKGENLFAETTSSGAPNVSQPGLNGAGVLNQGYVEASNVNVVQELVNMIQTQRAYEINSKAVTTSDQMLQTVTQMKT, encoded by the coding sequence ATGAACCGATCGCTCTACATTGCCGCCACCGGCATGAACGCGCAGCAGGCGCAGATGGACGTGATCTCGAACAACCTCGCGAACACCAGCACCAACGGCTTCAAGGCGTCGCGCGCGGTGTTCGAGGATCTGCTGTACCAGACGATCCGCCAGCCGGGCGCGAACTCGACGCAGCAGACCGAGCTGCCGTCGGGCCTGCAGCTCGGCACCGGCGTGCAGCAGGTCGCGACCGAGCGCCTGTACACGCAGGGCGGCCTCACGCAGACCGGCAACTCGAAGGACGTCGCGATCAACGGCGCGGGCTTCTTCCAGGTGCTGATGCCGGACGGCACCAACGCCTACACGCGCGACGGTTCGTTCCAGACCAACGCGCAGGGCCAGCTCGTCACGTCGAGCGGCTATCAGATCCTGCCGGCGATCACCGTGCCGCAGAACGCGCAGTCGCTGACGATCGGCAAGGACGGCGTCGTGTCGGTCACGCAGCCGGGCTCGAACAACGCGGTGCAGATCGGCTCGCTGCAGATCGCGACCTTCATCAACCCGGCCGGCCTCGAGGCGAAGGGCGAGAACCTGTTCGCCGAGACCACCTCGTCGGGCGCGCCGAACGTGTCGCAGCCGGGCCTGAACGGCGCGGGCGTGCTCAACCAGGGCTACGTCGAGGCGTCGAACGTGAACGTCGTGCAGGAGCTCGTCAACATGATTCAGACGCAGCGCGCGTACGAGATCAACAGCAAGGCCGTGACGACGTCCGACCAGATGCTGCAGACCGTCACGCAGATGAAGACCTAA
- a CDS encoding flagellar basal body P-ring protein FlgI yields the protein MQQPLFHRLSRRAARALAGAFMLIACAFGAAGAHAERLKDLAQIQGVRDNPLIGYGLVVGLDGTGDQTMQTPFTTQTLANMLANLGISINNGSANGGSSSLNNMQLKNVAAVMVTATLPPFARPGEALDVTVSSLGNAKSLRGGTLLLTPLKGADGQVYALAQGNMAVGGAGASANGSRVQVNQLAAGRIAGGAIVERSVPNAVAQMNGVLQLQLNDMDYGTAQRIVSAVNSSFGPGTATALDGRTIQLAAPADPSQQVAFMARLQNLDVSPDKAAAKVILNARTGSIVMNQMVTLQSCAVAHGNLSVVVNTQPVVSQPGPFSNGQTVVAQQSQIQLKQDNGSLKMVTAGANLADVVKALNTLGATPADLMSILQAMKAAGALRADLEII from the coding sequence ATGCAGCAGCCTCTTTTCCACCGCCTGTCGCGGCGCGCAGCGCGCGCGCTGGCCGGCGCATTCATGCTGATCGCGTGCGCGTTCGGCGCCGCCGGCGCCCATGCGGAGCGCCTCAAGGATCTCGCGCAGATCCAGGGCGTGCGCGACAACCCGCTGATCGGCTACGGCCTCGTGGTCGGCCTCGACGGCACCGGCGACCAGACGATGCAGACGCCGTTCACGACGCAGACGCTCGCGAACATGCTCGCGAACCTCGGCATCTCGATCAACAACGGCTCGGCGAACGGCGGCTCGTCGTCGCTGAACAACATGCAGCTGAAGAACGTCGCGGCCGTGATGGTGACCGCCACGCTGCCGCCGTTCGCGCGGCCGGGCGAGGCGCTCGACGTGACGGTGTCGTCGCTCGGCAACGCGAAGAGCCTGCGCGGCGGCACGCTGCTGCTCACGCCGCTGAAGGGCGCGGACGGGCAGGTGTACGCGCTGGCGCAGGGCAACATGGCGGTCGGCGGCGCGGGCGCGAGCGCGAACGGCAGCCGCGTGCAGGTGAACCAGCTCGCGGCCGGCCGCATCGCCGGCGGCGCGATCGTCGAGCGCTCGGTGCCGAACGCGGTCGCGCAGATGAACGGCGTGCTGCAGCTGCAACTGAACGACATGGACTACGGCACCGCGCAGCGGATCGTGTCCGCGGTGAATTCGAGCTTCGGCCCGGGCACCGCGACGGCGCTCGACGGCCGCACGATCCAGCTCGCGGCGCCGGCCGACCCGTCGCAGCAGGTCGCGTTCATGGCGCGCCTGCAGAACCTCGACGTGAGCCCGGACAAGGCGGCCGCGAAGGTGATCCTCAACGCGCGCACCGGCTCGATCGTGATGAACCAGATGGTCACGCTGCAAAGCTGCGCGGTCGCGCACGGCAACCTGTCGGTGGTCGTCAACACGCAGCCGGTGGTGTCGCAGCCGGGGCCGTTCTCGAACGGGCAGACGGTGGTCGCGCAGCAGTCGCAGATCCAGCTGAAGCAGGACAACGGCTCGCTGAAGATGGTGACGGCCGGCGCGAACCTCGCCGACGTCGTGAAGGCACTGAACACGCTCGGCGCGACGCCGGCCGACCTGATGTCGATCCTGCAGGCGATGAAGGCGGCGGGTGCGCTGCGCGCCGATCTGGAGATCATCTGA
- the flgH gene encoding flagellar basal body L-ring protein FlgH has protein sequence MKQVRLLPSATVRAACAVAVAALAGCAQIPRDPIIQQPMTAQPPMPIAMQAPGSIFNPGFAGRPLFEDQRPRNVGDILTIVIAENINATKSSGANTNRQGNTDFNVPTAAFLGGLFAKANLSATGANKFAATGGASAANTFNGTITVTVTNVLPNGNLVVSGEKQMLINQGNEFVRFSGVVNPNTISGANSVYSTQVADARIEYSAKGYINEAETMGWLQRFFLNLAPW, from the coding sequence ATGAAGCAGGTCCGCCTCCTCCCGTCAGCCACCGTCCGCGCCGCGTGCGCGGTCGCGGTGGCCGCGCTCGCCGGTTGCGCGCAGATTCCGCGCGATCCGATCATCCAGCAGCCGATGACGGCGCAACCGCCGATGCCGATCGCGATGCAGGCGCCCGGCTCGATCTTCAATCCGGGCTTCGCGGGCCGGCCGCTGTTCGAGGATCAGCGGCCGCGCAACGTCGGCGACATCCTGACGATCGTGATCGCGGAGAACATCAACGCGACCAAGTCGTCGGGGGCGAACACCAACCGGCAGGGCAACACCGACTTCAACGTGCCGACGGCCGCGTTCCTCGGCGGGCTGTTCGCGAAGGCGAACCTGTCGGCGACCGGCGCGAACAAGTTCGCGGCGACCGGCGGCGCGAGCGCCGCGAACACGTTCAACGGCACGATCACCGTGACGGTGACCAACGTGCTGCCGAACGGCAACCTCGTCGTGAGCGGCGAGAAGCAGATGCTGATCAATCAGGGCAACGAGTTCGTGCGCTTCTCGGGGGTCGTCAACCCGAACACGATCTCGGGCGCGAACTCGGTCTACTCGACGCAGGTGGCCGACGCGCGGATCGAATACTCGGCGAAGGGCTACATCAACGAAGCCGAGACGATGGGCTGGCTGCAGCGCTTCTTCCTCAATCTGGCACCGTGGTGA
- a CDS encoding transcriptional regulator GcvA produces MPRDLPPFSALRAFEAAARHESFSAAGDELHVTHGAISRQIAGFEAWLGKPVFQRYGKRVKLTDDGRRYLDTVRAAFDSIALATEQLRNAGATRVLRINALPTFAMKWLLPRLSRFQRDVPNVELKLSTSNAALDTLDGFDVAIRREPGPGPNWRSGHFLDESVIPVCSPALLKRAPIARAEDLARHVLLHSDTRPEGWRDWFAAAGLTMKGRKRQSFDHFYLALQAAVDGLGVALGPLPLIDDELASGRLVMPLDGPRIATRSYWWIAPGASADDPLVAQFCAWLQGQSNTGA; encoded by the coding sequence ATGCCACGCGACCTACCGCCCTTTTCCGCGCTTCGTGCCTTTGAAGCAGCGGCCCGACACGAGAGCTTCAGCGCCGCCGGCGACGAGCTGCATGTGACCCACGGTGCCATCAGCCGGCAAATCGCCGGGTTCGAGGCGTGGCTCGGCAAGCCGGTGTTCCAGCGCTACGGCAAGCGCGTGAAGCTCACCGACGACGGGCGCCGCTATCTCGACACCGTGCGCGCCGCGTTCGACAGCATCGCGCTCGCCACCGAGCAGCTGCGCAACGCCGGCGCGACGCGCGTGCTGCGCATCAACGCGCTGCCGACCTTCGCGATGAAGTGGCTGCTGCCGCGCCTATCGCGGTTCCAGCGCGACGTGCCGAACGTCGAGCTGAAGCTGTCTACGTCGAACGCGGCGCTCGACACGCTCGACGGCTTCGACGTCGCGATCCGCCGCGAGCCCGGCCCCGGGCCGAACTGGCGCAGCGGCCATTTCCTCGACGAAAGCGTGATTCCGGTCTGCAGCCCCGCGCTGCTCAAGCGCGCGCCGATCGCCCGCGCGGAAGATCTCGCGCGGCACGTGCTGCTGCATTCGGATACGCGGCCGGAAGGCTGGCGCGACTGGTTCGCCGCGGCCGGCTTGACGATGAAGGGGCGCAAGCGGCAGTCGTTCGACCACTTCTATCTCGCGCTGCAGGCGGCCGTCGACGGGCTCGGCGTTGCGCTCGGCCCGCTGCCGCTGATCGACGACGAGCTCGCGAGCGGCCGCCTCGTGATGCCGCTCGACGGGCCGCGCATCGCGACGCGCAGCTACTGGTGGATCGCGCCGGGCGCGTCCGCCGACGATCCGCTCGTCGCGCAGTTCTGCGCGTGGCTGCAGGGGCAGTCGAACACCGGCGCATGA